From one Desulfurobacterium thermolithotrophum DSM 11699 genomic stretch:
- a CDS encoding respiratory chain complex I subunit 1 family protein encodes MSKELSLILTLLSPVIGGLIYGFERIVRARMQNRQGPPLLQPFYDFLKLMDKRSIMIHSFHAFMGIMYLVGTWFSLYVLLSGGDILIAIFFHVLSLAFLVVGGFSVRSPYSVVGAMRELIHMLAYEPIFVLTAAGLYLVTGTFQVSELLKTDTVPILSLPLVFIAFILSLPAVLKKSPFDIAEAHQEIIGGPEIEYSGKFYEAVYTAKWIEYIYAFFFVFLFAGSNYLLGAILVVLSFFIVNLIDNSTARVTFRQMVSFHWYILIPLVVINLMLLALWRA; translated from the coding sequence ATGAGCAAGGAACTCTCTCTGATTTTGACGTTACTTTCTCCAGTGATAGGGGGATTAATTTACGGATTTGAAAGGATTGTGAGAGCAAGAATGCAAAATCGTCAAGGTCCTCCACTTCTTCAGCCCTTTTATGACTTTCTTAAGCTTATGGATAAAAGATCCATTATGATACACTCCTTCCATGCCTTTATGGGAATTATGTATTTAGTTGGAACATGGTTTTCTCTTTATGTCCTTCTTTCAGGAGGAGATATTCTAATAGCCATATTCTTCCACGTTCTTTCACTTGCCTTTCTGGTGGTAGGAGGATTTAGCGTAAGATCTCCATATTCTGTAGTTGGAGCTATGAGAGAACTTATTCATATGCTTGCTTACGAACCTATTTTTGTTCTTACTGCAGCAGGATTATACCTTGTAACAGGAACTTTTCAGGTTTCAGAACTTCTTAAGACAGACACCGTTCCTATTTTATCGCTTCCTCTTGTTTTTATTGCATTCATTCTTTCTCTTCCAGCTGTTTTAAAGAAATCTCCATTTGATATTGCTGAAGCTCACCAAGAAATCATAGGTGGACCTGAAATAGAGTATTCAGGCAAGTTTTATGAAGCTGTATATACAGCAAAGTGGATAGAGTACATTTATGCGTTTTTCTTTGTTTTTCTCTTTGCTGGAAGCAACTACTTGCTTGGAGCAATTTTAGTTGTTCTATCCTTCTTTATAGTTAATCTTATCGATAACTCTACTGCAAGAGTGACATTTAGACAAATGGTTTCTTTTCACTGGTACATTTTAATTCCTTTAGTTGTTATTAACTTGATGCTATTAGCACTCTGGAGGGCTTAA